The Brassica rapa cultivar Chiifu-401-42 chromosome A10, CAAS_Brap_v3.01, whole genome shotgun sequence genome segment ctatcttatattatgttttagtctaagtgttgtgttattactttgaaaccgtgtggagccttttcctttaagttttcttatgttttcgagaccttgtgcatgtacaaggatctctctatttaagtgtatcacaaaccctcattctaatctaagttatcttttgtttaaaccttgtgttttcttctcccttgctttcacgagttaagagagtgtctggtgtgtagtatccagtctgttggtgtgtaatatccaacgcccaagggctttagaaaggtgtgtcatatccgatctaagcttaggagtatcaaggagcctttccgcagcctcttgtgtcaccattcgatccacagccttgataaacttgagtctttgattcgtttatgcaaggatctatccaaatcatccagagaagggtcctaggatctcattacaTAACCTCAAATTTGTTAAAGGACAAAAACTTGCTTAAGTACTTGAGTTTGTCCAAAATGCACAAACCAACACTTATTTATACACGTCACACATATACTGAAAACCCAAGTAAAGTTTTCTATCTATCTCACTTCTATATACGTTGGGTCTAGCTACGATAATTACCTGATACTATGTCAAACCTAACATCTTGAATAAAAACCAATCTGCAACAATATATTAGACGTTGCATTGCCAAGCAATTACGcaatatattatatgaaaacCTAAAGTTTAGTAATCCAATTAGTTATCAATATGGTGCGTCAACTTGGTAAAATTTTACCGAAAAATATTACGGACATAACAGCTACTTTGACATACAATGAATATACAGTAGATTAGGATAAACTTAATTAAGCTGTGAGAACTCACATCTTCACCTTCCGCATGTACTTTTAGGTATGGAATAAAACTTAAAGATGAAAAGATAGTTGGTTAAAACGAAGACTTCCATATCATATAAACAGTTAAGTCTCCTATTTACCTTCTCGAAGCTGCTTACCGTACGACGTCGAATTCAAATATATTGAGAAGTCTTTTTCTTTGAGGAagtatataaaacaaattagaAGTTAAAAAGCTCACATCAACCGTGATGCTTGAGGAAACTTAAGGTTCCATGCAGTCAAAAAGTAGATTATATTCCTTTGATGCCTTCAATAGCAGGGAACCCAAAAGCTCATGGGCTTTTCGAAAGATAGTCTTTGCCGAATATGgtgttcaaaagaaaaaaaagtctttGCCgaatattgttaaaaaaaatcattatttctGTAGTTCTAAGAAAATAAGAGTGTATCATACACAAATTTATGAGCATCTGTAAACTATTTTGAGACTTAATCTACTGAGATCTAATCAGTTGTATATTTATTCACACAGCTTTCTAGCTTTtaaatgtttgtttttgtttatataactaGAAATGATTAGTGATCTCATTAGGAAAATAAGAAACAACAAAGAGgctttagccaaaaaaaaacaattgactCAATTTGAATATCAAACTGGTTATTATATTCACTCTCAAATTTTGTTAAGACactaaaaatttgataaacatATTCGGAATGATCCAGATCACTCACTTGCTTAACTTTATTCTAAAAAATGGAGATTTTGGACAAGAGTATCAAAATTTTCCAGAATCTGTCTCATCAGCTACATCCAAGTTGCTAAAGCATAAATGCCAACCTCAATATGCCCATGATGTACACATCAAACAATAGAATAAGATGCTGCAGAATCTAAAGCAgtagtttaaaattttggataatcAAAGATCAACCATTGAAACGAGTATGAAACCTGAGATCTATACTCAGGACGCAATCATAAAGATTCTTAAAAATGAGAAGTTCATAGATGTGAGAGAGATTTCTATATTCATTTTATCTAAGAGATTTTATGTAAGCCACCTAAACATCGCGCCTCATGAGGTGAGAATGCATCAAGTTTGCTCCATCAGGGGAAAAAGATTCCAAAAGATTCATGCCTAAGTCTAGATCAAACACATACCTTACCAAAAGATGATCTCAAACAAGGACCTTACGTATTTCGCATTAGTTCTATACCAATAATGTGCAGAAACAAGAAAGATAGGATGAAGATACAAAAGTCGGAGACATCTTGCAAACCATTTCCATGTCTCTTGTTCATATGGGAAGACCGATACAAAGAGCTTAGCACTGGTTTCATATAACAACAACTTCAGAATAACGAGAATGGAAAGCACTGCCAAGGGAAGTTGGCAATCAACAACTTCGCATAGGCAAAATTGTAAAGCATTTCATCAATCAACTATCTCACTCTTGACACACTGTTGAGAAACAGTCGCCACAAAAGGTTTATAGAGAACCACTCTCTACACTACTACCAAGTACCAAGAGTTGAAAACAGAGCAAATGACCAAGAACTTAGAAATCCAATGCTATTCAAGAGTAGGCAACAGTTATGCATTGAACAAGGCCTTGCAAAACTTTGAAGTAAACGAGAGCGAAACAACTAagaaataataacaataattaaaaaaaaaacacaagttcAAGAATCCAAATGAAAAATTAGCAGAGCAGCTAAGTCACCATAGGACAGATTGAGATGTCTGCAATGGCACTTGCAACATATTCCAGAACACATTGCAATGTATAGAAACCCTCCCTAAGAAATGCTCCTGCTATTGATCTCAGACATGATTCTTCTTTGTGACCATGTCCCAGAAGAACTCCGTCAACACAGGCTCGTAAGAAGGCATCTTAGCATAACCAGGAAAGTAGTTAATATCAATCACAAGGTACCTACTCGCATCTCTCGCATCCCTAATCACGTCAAAGTTAAACAGATTAAGACCCATTGATTTCCTCATCGCCTTCGCCAGCTCCTCCAAGAAACTCGTCGGCGGCATCTCCACTTTCTCCAAGCTCCTATCCTCTCCATACTCCTTGTTCTTCTCCTCCTGAGCTGTCAAGTTCGATATCTGCGAAAACGGAAGAGACCCTTTAGCCGTCCCGATCTTCTCCTCGGAGATATCAGGTAAAGATCTCCTCTTTACACACTTCACGTAGTCTCCAACCACATAGACCTTAAAGATCACACCACCGTGATTCACAAACTCCTGCAACACAATCGGAGCTTTGAGTATCTTCATCCCTTCTTGATCGTAGATCAAGAACATCTTGTGAGACTTCGCGCTCCCATCAGCATCCAAGGGCTTAGCTATCACCGGAAACTCAAGCTCCCCCAAAGCTCCATCACCGCTCAAAACGTTCTCATCCATAACAACAACCTGCTTCGGAACTCCAAAACGTTCACTTTCGGAGACAGGAAACGTTAACTGAGTTATCACTTCAAGCATCGAAACCCTATTGTGCAACCTCTCGATCGCCTCGGGCGAATCAACGACGGGGACACGTGGACACTTCTCGCGAAACTGACTGAGATTCTCCTTCCAAACGACGTCGTAAAGCTTGTGGATTACGCAATCGAGGTTCCCTTGCTCCAACAACGATTTCGCCGGATCGAGCTTGATTAGATCAATGCCTCGTCGCCTCGAGTGCTCGATCAACGAAGGCTGGATGAAACTGTTCTGCTTCTTCTCCGCGAGAGCGTATCCGACTACGTACCTCTCCTTGATTGAATCTGCCATCTTGCGCCGTTGCTCTGCTTCGAAGGTTGCGAAATTAGGTTAACATTCATGCCCCAGGGATCAAAAACCTTTATCAATGCGAGATT includes the following:
- the LOC103846299 gene encoding inositol-tetrakisphosphate 1-kinase 1; its protein translation is MADSIKERYVVGYALAEKKQNSFIQPSLIEHSRRRGIDLIKLDPAKSLLEQGNLDCVIHKLYDVVWKENLSQFREKCPRVPVVDSPEAIERLHNRVSMLEVITQLTFPVSESERFGVPKQVVVMDENVLSGDGALGELEFPVIAKPLDADGSAKSHKMFLIYDQEGMKILKAPIVLQEFVNHGGVIFKVYVVGDYVKCVKRRSLPDISEEKIGTAKGSLPFSQISNLTAQEEKNKEYGEDRSLEKVEMPPTSFLEELAKAMRKSMGLNLFNFDVIRDARDASRYLVIDINYFPGYAKMPSYEPVLTEFFWDMVTKKNHV